Proteins encoded within one genomic window of Platichthys flesus chromosome 13, fPlaFle2.1, whole genome shotgun sequence:
- the mphosph8 gene encoding M-phase phosphoprotein 8 isoform X2 — translation MATEVKVELADSEQDEEEDVYEVERIIDMRLEEGEVLYRVRWKNYCSDDDTWEPEAHLEDCREVLLAYKKAMVEAKAKKEAEAKKSVKLPSKSDVFDADSESDSDKDRPIQMPIKKKKKKKIREEDELPTKDKKKKKEKRKDEVRPLPAPETDEEEEEEEEEAEKAPTPSSPSKEKRADSKKRLLDSEEDDDELVPSKKHKKEKGKDGGKHKKEKLEEGRKKKVKKDRKIETSDEEAAAPLEDDLSDGPLESQPDDTTSRENVTKSTERLRLDDKSKLKKGKWEVKLQGLKDLVHDKKGKKPDNVLKETSLQKLKGLTSKSKEDNAPHSDSSDSSTLHKKVKTKGQESTSATLKAPSSSTSSSSSSSVSLAASTKVKEDDVAKEELLGQKDPTSSTNLFEKFLLNCEAKDRAPRRQPSHQPPVEKTSGKPSKLLVKLEKFPKPSKESPAQKPEAEKTERTKQSDGSKPSQSYGFNLDSDEREGEESTAKPRIGEDPRERRDRPEEPQRPSWERRSSTDDKRKRREDSEPRRLLTEDHKDSQEPPEDKSQATLSLGMDLNLDWMTLDDFQKHLNGEDEILSGPPLTPSELRDAVKCGDYMAVKLALNSKEDYNLDQEACTIGEKRSFEGERSLIEERSTNDALRLTANLDSSRNEECSPSIKENILQVLDCPKDVEEMLCSPAFPNTEQVTMREHENILKGGNDITEFKKNDCDSIIEQKSDVKKDRRQAEEDEMFDDTKGGSSNEMSLDAVWMLTRDEEKTVIKDIADKQWSPQEANYSNDEAEDVVAGQSDFTDQAQSEMGTKEIVKRRSQRCGKTSEKKEPTRSSLRTCKKVLEATPSTVEEKKEPSKKHFCLYCKMAFTQLAKHLEKKHAEETDVAHAIHFPKGSKVRQTLLDQIRNKGDYEHNCHVVKSGEGQIFSKKQVKNPTISVRDFLPCQHCFAFYRKTDLWRHERSCKARKGDQKSSERTNRVTSTAHQLLPTSEFLTGGCEEIIHIMHQDDISRHIRNDPLICKYGNALSVKYEHDKSQFAYIAQKMRELGRFVLAVNELDNSVRYLHELCLPSKFALAVEGAKRASGFDPSSSKFKTVSLVSKIGYSLKRAAEIAFGESRMTEDSDTESEVKKFIQLLDTKWSECFSRKALALSLKQDVKKVEVDKSTVTEDLMKLHRFIAGEEDEAREELKESPSMSTWKKLSEATLADVCLFNRGRVGNIGRMLLQTYTCKKSTGTFLPSSDQIRKSTKLELDLGAYFTRLELEGQYGRNMLVLLTERMVLSIDLLIENRHQAGVSKTNPYLFARTEGPSFIRGLDCFRRAAVECGVRNPEALLSSSLREQIASCWQLMSLNERELDQVAKLVGKSSEECYMLSRNPLQLEEVSKQLLKMDRTLPSTTSPPTTTKDGTSSKPALKRRPWSEEEQAAVKRYLSDFITTLKVPGKKQCNACISAEPDLRGRSWTDVKNYVHNTLQTVRRRNNQQTSEGNVNTLNPKSRKAGVQATKNDLEDTNDVCTMTTVHPDHLTGSSNYCMTMAPPINLRESSTPFPQEMISTYASFSSTTTNMVHTSQSLMSTFTPLNATDTQVVPTFTPLSTTNALIPPAYTSENNHILPLSSYTQNAAILQPSSVYSLHDTTGSAMIPSFSSLNAPSTSMVPTFTSLNTSSPMIPVYSPLDDSSPIVSSFTPLNHSGTPSYPTDPLRAPTTAQVVPTILGHTVPDKAPVVQEGAPKSTKVRQTNTGEKPQKRNKRLWSEEEQAAVRRQFGDFCKLVKVPGKKDCDACLAAEPALNTRTWREVKYFVHNSIQSMKRKGHAVASKQCGGQEPETHNLNADWDGPVYLSL, via the exons ATGGCGACCGAGGTGAAGGTGGAACTGGCGGACAGCGAacaggacgaagaggaggacgtGTACGAGGTGGAGCGGATCATTGACATGCGGCTGGAGGAG gGTGAAGTGCTCTACAGAGTCCGATGGAAGAATTACTGCTCCGACGATGACACTTGGGAGCCAGAGGCTCATTTAGAAGACTGTCGTGAAGTCCTTTTAGCGTATAAGAAGGCCATGGTAGAAGCTAAGGCCAAGAAAGAAGCAGAAGCCAAGAAGAGCGTG AAATTGCCTTCAAAGAGCGATGTGTTTGATGCCGACTCAGAGAGTGACAGCGATAAAGACCGCCCCATTCAGATGCCcatcaagaagaagaaaaagaaaaagatccgGGAAGAAGATGAATTGCCTAcgaaagacaaaaagaagaagaaagaaaaacgaaAGGATGAGGTGAGGCCTCTGCCTGCTCCAGAgacagatgaagaagaagaagaagaagaagaagaggcagagaaggCCCCTACTCCATCTTCACCTTCCAAGGAGAAAAGGGCGGATTCAAAAAAGCGTCTTCTTGACTCTGAAGAGGATGACGATGAGCTTGTCCCCtccaaaaaacacaagaaggaaaagggaaaagacGGAGGAAAGCATAAGAAAGAAAAGttagaggagggaaggaaaaagaaagtgaagaaggatCGAAAgattgaaacctctgatgaggaGGCAGCTGCTCCTCTGGAAGATGACCTGAGTGATGGCCCTTTAGAGTCCCAACCAGACGACACTACATCAAGAGAGAATGTAACGAAGTCGACTGAAAGGTTGCGTTTGGACGACAAGTCGAAACTGAAGAAGGGAAAGTGGGAAGTAAAACTTCAGGGCTTAAAGGACCTTGTCCATGACAAAAAGGGCAAAAAGCCAGACAACGTTCTGAAAGAGACCAGCCTCCAAAAGCTGAAGGGCCTCACCTCAAAAAGCAAAGAGGACAATGCCCCACACTCCGACTCAAGTGACAGCTCCACCCTGCATAAGAAAGTAAAAACCAAAGGGCAGGAGAGCACGTCTGCGACACTCAAAGCCCCATCTTCCTCCACATCgtcgtcgtcctcctcttctgtttcattAGCCGCCAGCACCAAGGTCAAGGAGGACGATGTGGCTAAAGAGGAGTTATTGGGACAGAAGGACCCCACAAGCTCCACTAACCTGTTTGAGAAGTTCCTGTTAAACTGTGAGGCCAAGGATCGTGCCCCTCGCAGGCAGCCATCTCATCAGCCTCCTGTAGAGAAGACCAGTGGCAAACCATCTAAG CTACTTGTAAAACTGGAGAAGTTCCCCAAGCCAAGCAAAGAGTCTCCAGCTCAGAAACCAGAGGCTGAGAAGACCGAGAGGACTAAGCAATCAGATG GGTCCAAACCAAGCCAGAGTTATGGCTTCAACCTGGACAGCgatgagagggaaggagaagaaagtaCTGCAAAGCCAAGGATAGGGGAGGATCCTCGGGAGCGGAGGGATAGGCCAGAGGAGCCACAACGGCCTAGTTGGGAAAGGAGATCTTCAACAGATgataagaggaagaggagagaggacagtgaGCCGAGACGCCTCCTGACTGAAGACCATAAGGACTCCCAGGAGCCGCCAGAAG ACAAGAGCCAAGCCACATTAAGTCTTGGAATGGACCTCAATCTGGACTGGATGACTCTGGATGACTTCCAGAAACATCTAAATGGAGAGGATGAGATCCTGTCAGGTCCACCATTAACACCCA GTGAGCTGCGGGATGCTGTGAAATGTGGAGATTACATGGCTGTGAAATTGGCACTTAATTCCAAGGAAGACTATAATCTTGACCAAGAG GCATGTACAATTGGTGAGAAGAGGTCATTTGAAGGAGAGAGGAGCTTGATTGAAGAGAGAAGTACGAATGATGCTCTTAGGTTGACTGCTAACCTTGACAGTTCAAGAAATGAAGAGTGTTCTCCAAGCATTAAAGAGAACATACTACAAGTTTTGGATTGTCCAAAAGATGTCGAAGAAATGTTATGCAGCCCGGCCTTTCCAAACACAGAGCAAGTGACAATGAGGGAACATGAAAACATCCTAAAAGGTGGGAACGATATCACTGAATTCAAAAAGAATGATTGTGATTCAATCATTGAGCAGAAAAGTGACGTAAAGAAAGACCGGAGGCaagcagaggaagatgagatgTTTGATGACACGAAAGGTGGTTCATCAAATGAAATGAGTTTGGATGCGGTATGGATGCTGACACGGGATGAGGAAAAAACAGTAATAAAGGACATAGCTGACAAACAATGGTCCCCTCAGGAAGCAAATTACTCAAATGATGAGGCAGAGGATGTGGTGGCGGGTCAGTCAGATTTCACAGATCAAGCTCAATCTGAGATGGGCACAAAGGAGATTGTAAAAAGGCGATCACAGCGCTGTGGGAAAACTTCCGAGAAGAAAGAACCAACACGATCAAGTCTAAGGACTTGTAAGAAAGTGCTTGAAGCAACACCTTCAACtgtagaggagaaaaaagagccATCGAAGAAGCATTTCTGTTTATATTGCAAAATGGCTTTCACCCAACTCGCAAAGCATTTGGAAAAGAAGCATGCTGAGGAAACAGATGTTGCCCATGCAATACACTTCCCCAAAGGTTCCAAAGTGAGGCAGACTTTGCTTGACCAAATTCGCAATAAAGGAGATTATGAGCATAATTGCCATGTTGTCAAAAGTGGCGAAGGGCAAATTTTCTCAAAGAAACAGGTGAAAAATCCCACCATATCTGTTCGTGACTTCCTGCCCTGCCAGCACTGCTTTGCTTTTTACCGCAAAACTGATTTATGGAGACATGAGCGGTCATGTAAGGCCAGAAAAGGAGATCAGAAATCCTCTGAAAGAACAAATAGAGTCACCAGTACTGCCCATCAGCTGCTTCCAACGTCAGAGTTCCTAACTGGAGGCTGCGAGGAAATCATCCATATCATGCATCAAGATGACATCTCAAGGCATATAAGAAATGACCCACTTATTTGTAAATATGGCAATGCATTGTCTGTTAAGTATGAACATGACAAGTCTCAGTTTGCTTATATTGCACAGAAGATGAGGGAACTGGGTAGGTTTGTGCTAGCTGTAAATGAGCTTGACAACAGTGTGAGGTATTTGCATGAATTATGTCTACCATCCAAATTCGCATTGGCGGTTGAAGGGGCCAAAAGAGCTAGTGGTTTTGATCCCAGTTCCAGTAAGTTCAAAACAGTCTCCCTTGTATCAAAAATTGGCTACTCATTGAAAAGAGCTGCAGAAATAGCTTTTGGGGAAAGCCGCATGACAGAGGACAGTGACACTGAAAGTGAAGTGAAGAAGTTCATACAGCTTCTTGATACAAAATGGAGTGAGTGTTTTTCTCGCAAGGCTCTTGCATTGTCTTTAAAACAAGACGTGAAAAAAGTTGAAGTAGACAAATCAACTGTGACAGAAGATTTAATGAAACTACATAGGTTTATTGCTGGGGAGGAAGATGAAGCCAGGGAGGAGCTGAAAGAAAGTCCTTCTATGTCAACATGGAAAAAGCTCAGTGAAGCCACTCTGGCAGATGTTTGTCTGTTCAACAGAGGAAGGGTAGGGAATATTGGTAGAATGCTTTTGCAAACTTACACTTGCAAAAAGAGTACTGGAACATTTCTGCCCTCTTCTGATCAGATAAGGAAAAGCACAAAATTAGAGCTGGACCTAGGTGCCTATTTCACAAGGTTGGAACTAGAAGGTCAGTATGGAAGAAACATGCTTGTTCTGTTAACAGAAAGGATGGTTTTGTCAATTGATTTGCTCATTGAAAACCGACACCAAGCAGGTGtttcaaaaacaaatccatACCTGTTTGCCAGGACTGAAGGTCCGTCCTTCATCAGAGGATTGGACTGTTTTCGGAGGGCTGCGGTGGAATGTGGAGTTAGAAACCCAGAGGCACTTTTGTCCTCATCATTAAGAGAGCAAATTGCCAGCTGCTGGCAGCTAATGAGCCTGAATGAACGGGAATTGGACCAAGTTGCCAAGCTGGTGGGAAAGAGCAGTGAGGAGTGTTACATGCTCTCAAGAAATCCATTGCAGCTGGAGGAAGTGAGCAAACAACTGCTCAAGATGGATCGCACACTGCCATCCACCACAAGTCCACCTACCACTACAAAGGATG GAACCTCATCAAAGCCAGCTTTAAAGAGAAGACCTTGGAGCGAAGAGGAGCAAGCTGCAGTGAAGCGATATTTAAGTGATTTTATCACAACCCTGAAGGTTCCAGGCAAAAAACAATGCAATGCTTGCATATCTGCTGAACCAGATCTTCGTGGAAGATCTTGGACAGACGTCAAAAACTATGTACACAACACACTACAGACAGTCCGCAGGAGAAATAACCAGCAAACGTCTGAAGGGAACGTTAACACTTTGAATCCAAAGAGTCGTAAAGCTGGAGTCCAAGCCACAAAGAACGATTTGGAAGATACAAATGATGTCTGTACAATGACAACAGTGCACCCAGATCACTTGACAGGAAGTTCAAACTACTGTATGACAATGGCTCCTCCAATAAACTTGAGAGAATCATCCACACCATTCCCCCAAGAGATGATTTCAACTTATGCATCCTTTAGTTCCACTACTACAAACATGGTCCATACAAGTCAATCGTTGATGTCAACCTTCACACCATTGAACGCTACTGATACACAAGTAGTTCCCACATTTACGCCACTCAGCACTACAAATGCACTTATCCCTCCTGCATACACTTCAGAGAACAACCACATTCTTCCACTATCTTCATATACACAGAATGCAGCAATTTTGCAACCCTCATCTGTGTACTCCCTACATGACACTACAGGTTCCGCAATGATTCCTTCTTTTAGTTCACTAAATGCTCCAAGTACCTCAATGGTCCCTACGTTCACATCATTAAATACCTCAAGCCCTATGATACCTGTTTATTCCCCCCTTGATGACAGTAGTCCTATTGTTTCTTCCTTCACACCTCTGAACCATTCAGGTACACCATCTTACCCCACAGACCCACTTAGGGCCCCTACAACTGCACAGGTTGTCCCAACAATTCTTGGACACACTGTTCCCGATAAAGCACCAGTGGTACAGGAAGGGGCACCCAAGTCTACCAAAGTAAGACAAACCAATACTGGTGAGAAAcctcaaaagagaaacaagaggTTGTGGAGCGAGGAGGAACAGGCAGCGGTGAGGCGTCAGTTTGGAGACTTCTGTAAACTGGTCAAAGTGCCAGGCAAAAAGGATTGCGATGCATGTTTAGCTGCTGAACCTGCCTTGAACACCAGGACATGGAGGGAAGTTAAATATTTTGTACATAACTCAATTCAGTCGATGAAAAGAAAAGGGCATGCTGTTGCCTCCAAGCAGTGTGGAGGACAAGAACCAGAGACTCATAATTTGAACGCAGATTGGGATGGTCCTGTTTATCTGTCCCTGTAA
- the mphosph8 gene encoding M-phase phosphoprotein 8 isoform X1 — protein sequence MATEVKVELADSEQDEEEDVYEVERIIDMRLEEGEVLYRVRWKNYCSDDDTWEPEAHLEDCREVLLAYKKAMVEAKAKKEAEAKKSVVSSSDNQKLPSKSDVFDADSESDSDKDRPIQMPIKKKKKKKIREEDELPTKDKKKKKEKRKDEVRPLPAPETDEEEEEEEEEAEKAPTPSSPSKEKRADSKKRLLDSEEDDDELVPSKKHKKEKGKDGGKHKKEKLEEGRKKKVKKDRKIETSDEEAAAPLEDDLSDGPLESQPDDTTSRENVTKSTERLRLDDKSKLKKGKWEVKLQGLKDLVHDKKGKKPDNVLKETSLQKLKGLTSKSKEDNAPHSDSSDSSTLHKKVKTKGQESTSATLKAPSSSTSSSSSSSVSLAASTKVKEDDVAKEELLGQKDPTSSTNLFEKFLLNCEAKDRAPRRQPSHQPPVEKTSGKPSKLLVKLEKFPKPSKESPAQKPEAEKTERTKQSDGSKPSQSYGFNLDSDEREGEESTAKPRIGEDPRERRDRPEEPQRPSWERRSSTDDKRKRREDSEPRRLLTEDHKDSQEPPEDKSQATLSLGMDLNLDWMTLDDFQKHLNGEDEILSGPPLTPSELRDAVKCGDYMAVKLALNSKEDYNLDQEACTIGEKRSFEGERSLIEERSTNDALRLTANLDSSRNEECSPSIKENILQVLDCPKDVEEMLCSPAFPNTEQVTMREHENILKGGNDITEFKKNDCDSIIEQKSDVKKDRRQAEEDEMFDDTKGGSSNEMSLDAVWMLTRDEEKTVIKDIADKQWSPQEANYSNDEAEDVVAGQSDFTDQAQSEMGTKEIVKRRSQRCGKTSEKKEPTRSSLRTCKKVLEATPSTVEEKKEPSKKHFCLYCKMAFTQLAKHLEKKHAEETDVAHAIHFPKGSKVRQTLLDQIRNKGDYEHNCHVVKSGEGQIFSKKQVKNPTISVRDFLPCQHCFAFYRKTDLWRHERSCKARKGDQKSSERTNRVTSTAHQLLPTSEFLTGGCEEIIHIMHQDDISRHIRNDPLICKYGNALSVKYEHDKSQFAYIAQKMRELGRFVLAVNELDNSVRYLHELCLPSKFALAVEGAKRASGFDPSSSKFKTVSLVSKIGYSLKRAAEIAFGESRMTEDSDTESEVKKFIQLLDTKWSECFSRKALALSLKQDVKKVEVDKSTVTEDLMKLHRFIAGEEDEAREELKESPSMSTWKKLSEATLADVCLFNRGRVGNIGRMLLQTYTCKKSTGTFLPSSDQIRKSTKLELDLGAYFTRLELEGQYGRNMLVLLTERMVLSIDLLIENRHQAGVSKTNPYLFARTEGPSFIRGLDCFRRAAVECGVRNPEALLSSSLREQIASCWQLMSLNERELDQVAKLVGKSSEECYMLSRNPLQLEEVSKQLLKMDRTLPSTTSPPTTTKDGTSSKPALKRRPWSEEEQAAVKRYLSDFITTLKVPGKKQCNACISAEPDLRGRSWTDVKNYVHNTLQTVRRRNNQQTSEGNVNTLNPKSRKAGVQATKNDLEDTNDVCTMTTVHPDHLTGSSNYCMTMAPPINLRESSTPFPQEMISTYASFSSTTTNMVHTSQSLMSTFTPLNATDTQVVPTFTPLSTTNALIPPAYTSENNHILPLSSYTQNAAILQPSSVYSLHDTTGSAMIPSFSSLNAPSTSMVPTFTSLNTSSPMIPVYSPLDDSSPIVSSFTPLNHSGTPSYPTDPLRAPTTAQVVPTILGHTVPDKAPVVQEGAPKSTKVRQTNTGEKPQKRNKRLWSEEEQAAVRRQFGDFCKLVKVPGKKDCDACLAAEPALNTRTWREVKYFVHNSIQSMKRKGHAVASKQCGGQEPETHNLNADWDGPVYLSL from the exons ATGGCGACCGAGGTGAAGGTGGAACTGGCGGACAGCGAacaggacgaagaggaggacgtGTACGAGGTGGAGCGGATCATTGACATGCGGCTGGAGGAG gGTGAAGTGCTCTACAGAGTCCGATGGAAGAATTACTGCTCCGACGATGACACTTGGGAGCCAGAGGCTCATTTAGAAGACTGTCGTGAAGTCCTTTTAGCGTATAAGAAGGCCATGGTAGAAGCTAAGGCCAAGAAAGAAGCAGAAGCCAAGAAGAGCGTGGTAAGTTCAAGTGACAATCAG AAATTGCCTTCAAAGAGCGATGTGTTTGATGCCGACTCAGAGAGTGACAGCGATAAAGACCGCCCCATTCAGATGCCcatcaagaagaagaaaaagaaaaagatccgGGAAGAAGATGAATTGCCTAcgaaagacaaaaagaagaagaaagaaaaacgaaAGGATGAGGTGAGGCCTCTGCCTGCTCCAGAgacagatgaagaagaagaagaagaagaagaagaggcagagaaggCCCCTACTCCATCTTCACCTTCCAAGGAGAAAAGGGCGGATTCAAAAAAGCGTCTTCTTGACTCTGAAGAGGATGACGATGAGCTTGTCCCCtccaaaaaacacaagaaggaaaagggaaaagacGGAGGAAAGCATAAGAAAGAAAAGttagaggagggaaggaaaaagaaagtgaagaaggatCGAAAgattgaaacctctgatgaggaGGCAGCTGCTCCTCTGGAAGATGACCTGAGTGATGGCCCTTTAGAGTCCCAACCAGACGACACTACATCAAGAGAGAATGTAACGAAGTCGACTGAAAGGTTGCGTTTGGACGACAAGTCGAAACTGAAGAAGGGAAAGTGGGAAGTAAAACTTCAGGGCTTAAAGGACCTTGTCCATGACAAAAAGGGCAAAAAGCCAGACAACGTTCTGAAAGAGACCAGCCTCCAAAAGCTGAAGGGCCTCACCTCAAAAAGCAAAGAGGACAATGCCCCACACTCCGACTCAAGTGACAGCTCCACCCTGCATAAGAAAGTAAAAACCAAAGGGCAGGAGAGCACGTCTGCGACACTCAAAGCCCCATCTTCCTCCACATCgtcgtcgtcctcctcttctgtttcattAGCCGCCAGCACCAAGGTCAAGGAGGACGATGTGGCTAAAGAGGAGTTATTGGGACAGAAGGACCCCACAAGCTCCACTAACCTGTTTGAGAAGTTCCTGTTAAACTGTGAGGCCAAGGATCGTGCCCCTCGCAGGCAGCCATCTCATCAGCCTCCTGTAGAGAAGACCAGTGGCAAACCATCTAAG CTACTTGTAAAACTGGAGAAGTTCCCCAAGCCAAGCAAAGAGTCTCCAGCTCAGAAACCAGAGGCTGAGAAGACCGAGAGGACTAAGCAATCAGATG GGTCCAAACCAAGCCAGAGTTATGGCTTCAACCTGGACAGCgatgagagggaaggagaagaaagtaCTGCAAAGCCAAGGATAGGGGAGGATCCTCGGGAGCGGAGGGATAGGCCAGAGGAGCCACAACGGCCTAGTTGGGAAAGGAGATCTTCAACAGATgataagaggaagaggagagaggacagtgaGCCGAGACGCCTCCTGACTGAAGACCATAAGGACTCCCAGGAGCCGCCAGAAG ACAAGAGCCAAGCCACATTAAGTCTTGGAATGGACCTCAATCTGGACTGGATGACTCTGGATGACTTCCAGAAACATCTAAATGGAGAGGATGAGATCCTGTCAGGTCCACCATTAACACCCA GTGAGCTGCGGGATGCTGTGAAATGTGGAGATTACATGGCTGTGAAATTGGCACTTAATTCCAAGGAAGACTATAATCTTGACCAAGAG GCATGTACAATTGGTGAGAAGAGGTCATTTGAAGGAGAGAGGAGCTTGATTGAAGAGAGAAGTACGAATGATGCTCTTAGGTTGACTGCTAACCTTGACAGTTCAAGAAATGAAGAGTGTTCTCCAAGCATTAAAGAGAACATACTACAAGTTTTGGATTGTCCAAAAGATGTCGAAGAAATGTTATGCAGCCCGGCCTTTCCAAACACAGAGCAAGTGACAATGAGGGAACATGAAAACATCCTAAAAGGTGGGAACGATATCACTGAATTCAAAAAGAATGATTGTGATTCAATCATTGAGCAGAAAAGTGACGTAAAGAAAGACCGGAGGCaagcagaggaagatgagatgTTTGATGACACGAAAGGTGGTTCATCAAATGAAATGAGTTTGGATGCGGTATGGATGCTGACACGGGATGAGGAAAAAACAGTAATAAAGGACATAGCTGACAAACAATGGTCCCCTCAGGAAGCAAATTACTCAAATGATGAGGCAGAGGATGTGGTGGCGGGTCAGTCAGATTTCACAGATCAAGCTCAATCTGAGATGGGCACAAAGGAGATTGTAAAAAGGCGATCACAGCGCTGTGGGAAAACTTCCGAGAAGAAAGAACCAACACGATCAAGTCTAAGGACTTGTAAGAAAGTGCTTGAAGCAACACCTTCAACtgtagaggagaaaaaagagccATCGAAGAAGCATTTCTGTTTATATTGCAAAATGGCTTTCACCCAACTCGCAAAGCATTTGGAAAAGAAGCATGCTGAGGAAACAGATGTTGCCCATGCAATACACTTCCCCAAAGGTTCCAAAGTGAGGCAGACTTTGCTTGACCAAATTCGCAATAAAGGAGATTATGAGCATAATTGCCATGTTGTCAAAAGTGGCGAAGGGCAAATTTTCTCAAAGAAACAGGTGAAAAATCCCACCATATCTGTTCGTGACTTCCTGCCCTGCCAGCACTGCTTTGCTTTTTACCGCAAAACTGATTTATGGAGACATGAGCGGTCATGTAAGGCCAGAAAAGGAGATCAGAAATCCTCTGAAAGAACAAATAGAGTCACCAGTACTGCCCATCAGCTGCTTCCAACGTCAGAGTTCCTAACTGGAGGCTGCGAGGAAATCATCCATATCATGCATCAAGATGACATCTCAAGGCATATAAGAAATGACCCACTTATTTGTAAATATGGCAATGCATTGTCTGTTAAGTATGAACATGACAAGTCTCAGTTTGCTTATATTGCACAGAAGATGAGGGAACTGGGTAGGTTTGTGCTAGCTGTAAATGAGCTTGACAACAGTGTGAGGTATTTGCATGAATTATGTCTACCATCCAAATTCGCATTGGCGGTTGAAGGGGCCAAAAGAGCTAGTGGTTTTGATCCCAGTTCCAGTAAGTTCAAAACAGTCTCCCTTGTATCAAAAATTGGCTACTCATTGAAAAGAGCTGCAGAAATAGCTTTTGGGGAAAGCCGCATGACAGAGGACAGTGACACTGAAAGTGAAGTGAAGAAGTTCATACAGCTTCTTGATACAAAATGGAGTGAGTGTTTTTCTCGCAAGGCTCTTGCATTGTCTTTAAAACAAGACGTGAAAAAAGTTGAAGTAGACAAATCAACTGTGACAGAAGATTTAATGAAACTACATAGGTTTATTGCTGGGGAGGAAGATGAAGCCAGGGAGGAGCTGAAAGAAAGTCCTTCTATGTCAACATGGAAAAAGCTCAGTGAAGCCACTCTGGCAGATGTTTGTCTGTTCAACAGAGGAAGGGTAGGGAATATTGGTAGAATGCTTTTGCAAACTTACACTTGCAAAAAGAGTACTGGAACATTTCTGCCCTCTTCTGATCAGATAAGGAAAAGCACAAAATTAGAGCTGGACCTAGGTGCCTATTTCACAAGGTTGGAACTAGAAGGTCAGTATGGAAGAAACATGCTTGTTCTGTTAACAGAAAGGATGGTTTTGTCAATTGATTTGCTCATTGAAAACCGACACCAAGCAGGTGtttcaaaaacaaatccatACCTGTTTGCCAGGACTGAAGGTCCGTCCTTCATCAGAGGATTGGACTGTTTTCGGAGGGCTGCGGTGGAATGTGGAGTTAGAAACCCAGAGGCACTTTTGTCCTCATCATTAAGAGAGCAAATTGCCAGCTGCTGGCAGCTAATGAGCCTGAATGAACGGGAATTGGACCAAGTTGCCAAGCTGGTGGGAAAGAGCAGTGAGGAGTGTTACATGCTCTCAAGAAATCCATTGCAGCTGGAGGAAGTGAGCAAACAACTGCTCAAGATGGATCGCACACTGCCATCCACCACAAGTCCACCTACCACTACAAAGGATG GAACCTCATCAAAGCCAGCTTTAAAGAGAAGACCTTGGAGCGAAGAGGAGCAAGCTGCAGTGAAGCGATATTTAAGTGATTTTATCACAACCCTGAAGGTTCCAGGCAAAAAACAATGCAATGCTTGCATATCTGCTGAACCAGATCTTCGTGGAAGATCTTGGACAGACGTCAAAAACTATGTACACAACACACTACAGACAGTCCGCAGGAGAAATAACCAGCAAACGTCTGAAGGGAACGTTAACACTTTGAATCCAAAGAGTCGTAAAGCTGGAGTCCAAGCCACAAAGAACGATTTGGAAGATACAAATGATGTCTGTACAATGACAACAGTGCACCCAGATCACTTGACAGGAAGTTCAAACTACTGTATGACAATGGCTCCTCCAATAAACTTGAGAGAATCATCCACACCATTCCCCCAAGAGATGATTTCAACTTATGCATCCTTTAGTTCCACTACTACAAACATGGTCCATACAAGTCAATCGTTGATGTCAACCTTCACACCATTGAACGCTACTGATACACAAGTAGTTCCCACATTTACGCCACTCAGCACTACAAATGCACTTATCCCTCCTGCATACACTTCAGAGAACAACCACATTCTTCCACTATCTTCATATACACAGAATGCAGCAATTTTGCAACCCTCATCTGTGTACTCCCTACATGACACTACAGGTTCCGCAATGATTCCTTCTTTTAGTTCACTAAATGCTCCAAGTACCTCAATGGTCCCTACGTTCACATCATTAAATACCTCAAGCCCTATGATACCTGTTTATTCCCCCCTTGATGACAGTAGTCCTATTGTTTCTTCCTTCACACCTCTGAACCATTCAGGTACACCATCTTACCCCACAGACCCACTTAGGGCCCCTACAACTGCACAGGTTGTCCCAACAATTCTTGGACACACTGTTCCCGATAAAGCACCAGTGGTACAGGAAGGGGCACCCAAGTCTACCAAAGTAAGACAAACCAATACTGGTGAGAAAcctcaaaagagaaacaagaggTTGTGGAGCGAGGAGGAACAGGCAGCGGTGAGGCGTCAGTTTGGAGACTTCTGTAAACTGGTCAAAGTGCCAGGCAAAAAGGATTGCGATGCATGTTTAGCTGCTGAACCTGCCTTGAACACCAGGACATGGAGGGAAGTTAAATATTTTGTACATAACTCAATTCAGTCGATGAAAAGAAAAGGGCATGCTGTTGCCTCCAAGCAGTGTGGAGGACAAGAACCAGAGACTCATAATTTGAACGCAGATTGGGATGGTCCTGTTTATCTGTCCCTGTAA